One segment of Marvinbryantia formatexigens DSM 14469 DNA contains the following:
- a CDS encoding sugar-binding transcriptional regulator, protein MARHDGAIRDDKLAIYSQVAHMYYELGMMQPEIAEKLYFSRSKVSRILQKAQDLGIVDIKVKHYLSRVHSYENELKRKFGIGNPVVLTSFEGDQTSNAMDGLINYAALYISDRLKGDCVFGITGSHNVTRTVHMLRKQHDCNLKVVQTIGASINQDMSAELVEFLANTFGGKAYVLNTPVYVDDLAVKAELMREPAVSDAMYLMKKCDLMLMSIGTFDVKGDMPNWWGYMTEKHRHELQKKGAAGSLCAQFFDLDGNWIDCEWNRKCVSIPWEYLVNGKERIVIAHGPSKVRGMLGALRGKLIDVLITDTITAAAVLELQDKITGR, encoded by the coding sequence ATGGCAAGACACGACGGAGCTATAAGGGATGATAAGCTGGCTATTTATTCGCAGGTTGCCCATATGTATTATGAGCTTGGAATGATGCAGCCGGAGATAGCGGAAAAATTGTATTTTTCCAGGTCGAAGGTAAGCAGAATACTTCAGAAGGCGCAGGACCTTGGGATTGTTGATATCAAAGTAAAGCATTATCTGTCGCGCGTGCATTCATATGAAAATGAATTAAAAAGAAAGTTTGGAATCGGCAATCCCGTCGTCCTGACAAGCTTTGAGGGGGACCAGACATCAAATGCTATGGACGGGCTGATAAATTATGCGGCGCTGTATATTTCGGACAGGCTGAAGGGAGACTGTGTGTTCGGGATTACGGGCAGCCATAATGTAACGCGGACGGTACATATGCTGCGGAAGCAGCACGATTGTAATCTGAAGGTTGTGCAGACTATTGGCGCCAGCATCAATCAGGATATGTCGGCAGAGCTTGTAGAATTTCTGGCGAATACATTTGGCGGCAAGGCTTATGTTTTAAATACGCCGGTGTATGTAGACGATCTTGCTGTTAAGGCAGAGCTGATGCGGGAACCGGCAGTTTCAGATGCAATGTATCTGATGAAGAAATGTGATTTGATGCTGATGAGCATCGGAACCTTTGATGTAAAAGGAGATATGCCAAACTGGTGGGGATATATGACGGAGAAGCACCGTCATGAACTTCAGAAGAAAGGCGCGGCGGGAAGTCTGTGCGCTCAGTTTTTTGATTTGGACGGAAACTGGATAGACTGTGAATGGAACCGGAAGTGTGTCAGCATTCCGTGGGAATATCTGGTAAACGGAAAAGAGCGCATAGTGATTGCGCACGGACCTTCAAAGGTACGCGGAATGCTGGGAGCGCTTCGCGGAAAACTCATAGATGTTTTAATTACAGATACCATAACGGCAGCAGCCGTATTGGAATTACAGGATAAAATAACGGGCAGATAA
- a CDS encoding AAA family ATPase: MDTKRKMLPIGIENFEEIRTEGFYYVDKTGMIKELLENWGKVNLFTRPRRFGKSLNMSMLKYFFDVNTDPALFDGLKISEEKELCERYMGKFPVISVSLKGLNAISYEKALEMAVPVLQGEIRRFQYLLESERLTQRDKEAYDRLLDAEVSEGALCNSLKVLSELLFKHHGEKTVILIDEYDVPLAKAFEQGYYEQMVLFIRNLFEQTLKTNESLQLAVLTGCMRISKESIFTGLNNLRVLTIAEVRFDEYFGFTDTEVKNLLEYYGLSANYKVAKEWYDGYQFGNVDVYCPWDVINYCDALRADREAQPQNYWSNTSSNDAVRRFIQQADTSAVKQEIEKLVAGETIRKEIRQELTYQDMYSTVDNIWSVLFTTGYLTQRGKPDKKTFCLAIPNMEIREIYTEQIMALFKEDMRSNRADTEAFCRALQDGDAAEVEKRFTDFLRRTISIRDTFVKKRLKENFYHGILLGILSCYNAWIVSSNEEAGDGYSDILLMMEDEETGVVIEVKYAENGNLDECCRKALEQIEENHYEETLRDEGSTHILKYGIACYKKRCRVMLAKN, translated from the coding sequence ATCGAGAATTTTGAGGAAATCCGTACAGAAGGCTTTTATTATGTGGATAAAACCGGGATGATTAAGGAATTGCTGGAAAACTGGGGCAAGGTAAATCTGTTTACCCGTCCGCGCAGGTTCGGCAAGTCTTTAAATATGAGTATGCTGAAATACTTTTTTGACGTGAACACCGACCCGGCGCTTTTTGACGGTCTTAAAATTTCGGAGGAAAAAGAGCTGTGTGAAAGGTATATGGGAAAATTTCCGGTCATCTCTGTATCGCTGAAGGGGCTTAACGCTATCTCCTATGAAAAAGCGCTGGAGATGGCGGTGCCGGTGCTCCAGGGGGAAATCAGGCGTTTCCAGTATCTTCTGGAGAGCGAACGGCTTACGCAGCGCGACAAAGAAGCCTACGACAGACTGCTGGACGCAGAGGTAAGCGAGGGAGCCCTGTGCAACAGTCTGAAGGTTCTGTCAGAGCTGCTCTTTAAGCATCATGGAGAAAAGACGGTTATATTAATTGATGAGTACGACGTGCCTCTGGCGAAAGCCTTTGAACAGGGATATTATGAGCAGATGGTGTTATTCATCCGTAACCTGTTTGAGCAGACATTGAAAACAAACGAAAGCCTGCAGCTTGCGGTGCTCACTGGCTGTATGCGCATTTCAAAAGAAAGCATTTTTACTGGGTTGAATAATCTGCGGGTGCTGACGATTGCAGAGGTCAGATTTGATGAATATTTCGGATTTACGGACACAGAAGTAAAAAATTTATTGGAATACTATGGGTTGTCCGCAAATTATAAAGTGGCGAAGGAATGGTATGATGGTTACCAGTTTGGCAATGTTGATGTATACTGTCCGTGGGATGTAATTAATTATTGTGATGCTCTGAGGGCAGACCGTGAGGCGCAGCCGCAGAATTACTGGTCAAATACCAGCAGCAATGATGCGGTAAGACGTTTCATACAGCAGGCGGATACGTCGGCTGTAAAACAGGAGATTGAAAAGCTGGTTGCCGGAGAGACGATTCGAAAAGAAATCCGTCAGGAGCTGACCTATCAGGATATGTACAGTACGGTGGATAACATCTGGAGCGTCCTTTTTACGACGGGCTATCTCACGCAAAGGGGAAAGCCGGATAAGAAAACTTTCTGTCTTGCGATTCCGAATATGGAAATACGGGAAATTTATACGGAACAGATCATGGCTCTTTTTAAGGAGGACATGCGCAGCAACAGAGCGGATACAGAAGCATTCTGCCGGGCGCTGCAGGATGGCGATGCGGCGGAGGTGGAGAAGCGTTTTACAGATTTTTTGAGAAGAACGATCAGTATCCGGGACACCTTTGTGAAAAAACGTCTGAAAGAAAACTTTTATCATGGGATTTTGCTTGGAATCCTGAGCTGCTATAACGCATGGATCGTATCTTCCAATGAGGAAGCGGGAGATGGATACAGCGATATTCTGCTTATGATGGAAGATGAGGAAACCGGCGTGGTGATCGAGGTGAAATATGCGGAAAACGGAAATCTGGACGAGTGCTGCCGGAAGGCGCTTGAGCAGATTGAGGAGAATCATTATGAAGAAACGCTCCGGGACGAAGGAAGCACGCATATTTTGAAGTATGGGATTGCCTGTTACAAAAAGCGCTGCAGGGTGATGCTTGCAAAGAATTAA